The following coding sequences lie in one Kamptonema formosum PCC 6407 genomic window:
- a CDS encoding FAD-dependent oxidoreductase: protein MLPNLKKIGGIILFFITLKLLIDSQYIRQASNYILKTNQASATLEAHINTPKSPEIAAQTPAIYQNYDVVVYGDEVPGVCAAIWAKKSLGPNGKVALVRSNHPTAPLGGVLTRGGLGYVDLDKIPSWYSEPYAQCFLNFLDKAQVSEACLEVKTGDLALKEMLSEAGITIVSGSTLNPHVANQKIEYVEVKENNIRIKADSYIDTTQDAELARKAGLSYYRGYESQSPKLRDSTLSVSLVPTITGLTIPELKKIEDEIIYNQELVTKIEDSINKYQDPAGAEFWMRNFWQPIYQPYRDGYNIRSSVLGAAYHLEHNKPFNQAGFFFDRANICIYKDNSLSWNGFLFKYPVDKVIELEENGRKPNSEMIQEMSSIQAWLQKMSGKDVRLFIPDEIYIRQTLNIRDVVDPLTGEEIIKGGTEPEKSIGSFSYDFDLRGGVKGLSIKIPPLPVYNFGIESALATKVNNLAIVGRSSGYVGMAVSVGRILTVNIYQGQGIGVAAAIARQSGVALNTITSRQVREKMEELTGKITGLYGRDTSEGVDYRDVK, encoded by the coding sequence ATGCTTCCCAACTTAAAGAAAATCGGCGGAATTATCCTATTCTTCATAACATTAAAACTATTAATCGACTCACAATATATTAGACAAGCATCTAATTATATCTTAAAAACCAACCAAGCCAGCGCTACATTAGAAGCTCATATTAACACACCAAAATCACCAGAGATAGCCGCACAAACACCTGCAATTTATCAAAACTATGATGTAGTAGTTTATGGAGATGAAGTTCCAGGGGTATGTGCAGCAATTTGGGCAAAAAAATCTTTAGGCCCCAATGGAAAAGTTGCCTTAGTCCGTTCAAATCATCCTACTGCACCTCTAGGCGGCGTACTTACACGCGGTGGTTTAGGCTATGTTGACTTAGATAAAATACCAAGTTGGTATTCCGAACCCTACGCCCAATGTTTCCTTAACTTCTTAGATAAAGCTCAAGTTTCCGAAGCTTGCTTAGAGGTTAAAACAGGCGATCTAGCATTGAAAGAAATGCTATCAGAAGCCGGAATAACGATCGTTTCTGGTTCTACTCTTAACCCTCATGTCGCCAATCAAAAAATTGAATATGTAGAAGTTAAAGAAAACAATATCCGAATTAAAGCTGACTCCTATATTGATACAACTCAAGATGCAGAATTAGCCAGAAAAGCTGGCTTGTCTTATTATCGTGGCTATGAATCTCAATCGCCAAAATTGCGAGATTCTACATTATCAGTATCTTTAGTACCGACGATTACAGGCTTAACAATACCAGAGTTAAAAAAGATTGAAGATGAGATTATCTACAATCAAGAGTTAGTGACAAAAATAGAAGATAGCATTAATAAATATCAAGATCCAGCAGGGGCTGAATTCTGGATGAGAAATTTTTGGCAACCTATTTATCAACCCTATCGCGATGGTTATAATATCAGAAGTTCAGTATTAGGTGCAGCCTACCATTTAGAACATAATAAACCCTTTAATCAGGCGGGCTTCTTTTTCGATCGCGCTAATATTTGCATCTACAAAGATAACTCCTTATCTTGGAATGGGTTTTTGTTTAAATACCCCGTTGATAAAGTTATTGAACTCGAAGAAAATGGCAGAAAACCAAACTCAGAAATGATTCAAGAAATGTCATCTATCCAGGCTTGGCTACAAAAAATGTCTGGTAAAGATGTGAGATTATTTATCCCAGATGAAATCTATATCAGGCAAACATTAAATATCCGCGATGTTGTCGATCCCTTGACAGGAGAGGAAATCATCAAAGGAGGAACTGAACCAGAAAAATCTATCGGTAGTTTCTCCTATGATTTTGATTTACGAGGCGGAGTTAAAGGATTATCAATCAAAATCCCCCCTCTTCCTGTGTATAACTTTGGTATTGAAAGTGCTTTAGCTACAAAGGTAAACAATTTAGCAATTGTTGGACGTTCATCGGGATATGTGGGGATGGCTGTATCAGTGGGAAGAATTTTAACAGTTAATATTTATCAAGGTCAAGGAATTGGCGTGGCGGCGGCGATTGCGCGTCAATCTGGCGTGGCTTTGAATACAATTACTTCCAGGCAAGTTAGGGAAAAAATGGAGGAGTTAACGGGTAAAATTACAGGTTTGTACGGTAGAGATACCAGTGAAGGAGTTGATTATAGGGATGTAAAATAA
- a CDS encoding AAA family ATPase, which translates to MDELVTSPEKYIAFLDEVWQAASDSDGDPQVVYPIFSANLDKFNQILVELYPNWANNILSQAEADKARNVAVNFLHFSNLIRQFPLNKNASKQEIAIIGYKLVLTVFTRHKFPEKWARTQKNLGFAYSDKITDDQTKAISCYQMALKVYTRADFAEDWANIQKNLGLAYFKKITGDQTKNINTAIDYYESALEVYTFDKFPEEWAATHKHLGEAYFKKNRWNAAIAYYNQALVVYTRDDFPESWANIQNNLGDAYFEKFTGNQDENIDDENIDAAISCYQNALEFFTHADFPESWAKSQNNLGDAYFKKSMGKRYENIDAAITCYKLALKVYTYADFPGSWAKIKNNLETAYEEKITSNCAEDIDDAIAYYQEALEFFTRSDFPKSWVYTQNNLGLAYFKKSTGNRDENIDAAITCFEKALKVDGTSYFFRQYKAKIQNNLLSAYKEKITGNRTENIDTDVKTLKCQPEYSPNQFSQETGFTEPQLTQWKNAINRKGQTIIQGPPGTGKTFIAERLAKHLIGGGDGFSDIIQFHPAYTYEDFIEGLRPITENGQLTYSIVPGRFRQFCKKAEGREDTCVLIIDEINRANLSQVFGELMYLLDERENTERFIILASGEPFRIPTNVRIIGTMNTADRSIALVDNALRRRFAFIPISPNYELLQNYHNREETDFPVNKLIGILKDVNQAINNKHYELGISFFLTKTLAEDIQDIWQMEIEPYLEEYFFDNQTKMNKFLWNKIKDELSKA; encoded by the coding sequence ATGGATGAATTGGTCACATCCCCAGAAAAATATATCGCCTTTTTAGATGAAGTATGGCAAGCCGCGTCTGACAGTGATGGTGATCCACAAGTTGTCTATCCCATCTTTTCTGCTAACCTAGATAAATTCAATCAGATATTAGTGGAACTGTACCCAAATTGGGCTAACAATATTCTCTCGCAAGCAGAAGCAGACAAAGCTCGAAATGTTGCAGTGAACTTTTTACATTTTAGTAATTTAATTCGCCAGTTCCCTTTAAACAAAAATGCTAGTAAACAGGAAATCGCAATTATTGGTTACAAATTAGTTTTAACCGTCTTCACTCGCCATAAATTTCCTGAAAAGTGGGCAAGAACTCAAAAGAATCTGGGATTTGCCTACTCTGACAAAATCACTGACGATCAGACTAAAGCGATCAGTTGTTATCAAATGGCTTTAAAAGTATACACCCGTGCCGATTTTGCTGAAGATTGGGCTAATATTCAAAAAAATCTAGGACTTGCCTATTTTAAGAAAATCACGGGTGATCAGACTAAGAATATAAATACGGCGATCGATTATTATGAAAGTGCTTTAGAAGTATACACCTTTGACAAATTTCCTGAAGAGTGGGCAGCGACTCACAAGCATCTGGGAGAGGCTTACTTTAAGAAAAACAGGTGGAATGCAGCTATCGCTTATTATAACCAGGCTTTAGTAGTTTACACCCGTGATGATTTTCCTGAGTCTTGGGCAAATATTCAAAATAATCTGGGAGATGCCTACTTTGAGAAATTCACTGGCAACCAAGATGAGAATATTGATGATGAAAATATTGATGCTGCGATTAGTTGTTATCAAAACGCTTTAGAATTCTTCACCCATGCCGATTTTCCTGAGTCTTGGGCAAAGAGTCAAAATAATCTGGGAGATGCCTACTTTAAGAAAAGTATGGGCAAGCGATATGAGAATATTGATGCGGCGATCACTTGTTACAAACTAGCTTTAAAAGTATACACCTATGCCGATTTTCCTGGATCTTGGGCAAAGATTAAAAATAATCTGGAAACTGCCTACGAGGAAAAAATCACCAGCAACTGTGCTGAGGATATTGATGATGCTATCGCTTATTATCAAGAGGCTTTAGAATTCTTCACCCGTAGCGATTTTCCTAAGTCTTGGGTATACACTCAAAATAATCTCGGACTTGCCTACTTTAAGAAAAGTACGGGCAACCGAGATGAGAATATAGATGCTGCGATCACTTGTTTTGAAAAGGCTTTAAAAGTTGATGGCACATCTTACTTTTTTCGTCAATATAAGGCTAAGATTCAAAATAATCTGCTAAGTGCCTACAAGGAAAAAATCACCGGCAACCGGACTGAGAATATAGATACCGATGTTAAAACACTAAAGTGCCAGCCAGAATATTCTCCCAACCAATTCTCTCAAGAAACAGGCTTCACCGAACCCCAACTAACCCAATGGAAAAACGCCATTAACCGCAAAGGCCAAACCATCATCCAAGGCCCACCCGGAACCGGCAAAACCTTCATAGCAGAAAGACTTGCCAAACACTTAATCGGCGGAGGTGATGGCTTCTCAGACATTATCCAATTTCACCCCGCCTACACCTATGAAGACTTTATCGAAGGCCTCCGGCCAATAACTGAAAACGGACAATTAACCTACTCAATAGTTCCCGGTAGATTCCGACAATTCTGCAAAAAAGCCGAAGGCCGTGAAGATACTTGCGTACTCATTATTGATGAAATTAATCGTGCAAATCTCTCTCAAGTCTTTGGGGAATTAATGTATCTTTTAGATGAACGAGAAAACACAGAACGCTTTATTATATTAGCTAGCGGTGAACCATTTAGAATCCCTACAAATGTCCGCATTATTGGCACTATGAACACCGCAGACCGTTCTATTGCCCTAGTCGATAATGCACTCCGCCGCCGCTTTGCATTTATCCCTATTTCTCCCAACTATGAACTATTGCAAAACTATCATAATAGAGAGGAAACAGATTTTCCAGTTAATAAATTAATTGGTATTCTCAAAGATGTTAATCAGGCAATTAACAATAAACACTATGAACTAGGTATTTCATTCTTTTTGACAAAAACCTTAGCTGAAGATATCCAAGATATTTGGCAAATGGAAATTGAGCCTTACTTGGAAGAATACTTTTTTGATAATCAGACAAAAATGAATAAATTCCTCTGGAATAAAATTAAAGATGAATTGAGCAAAGCATAA
- a CDS encoding McrC family protein, with amino-acid sequence MKQELPEPIRLTEYQVVTFKKHEITESVGQKIHQNYRKKIKIKFPNFTTGDKWQLKSKGIVGHIPITPEFHIIIKPKVPIANLFGMLEYAYKFNINFQKELIKCEYLEQLYERLANILAEKIIERCCKGLYRDYLPKTEKLGYIRGRLDIRQAVQKPWEVQIKCHYNEQTSDIEDNQILAWTLFIIGRSGLCGELVSSKVRKAFHTLQGVVTIKSFTSQACIDRNYHRLNQDYQLLHALCRFFLENTGPSHEKGDREMVPFLINMANLYEQFVAEWLKANTPKDFFIEQQYRVTHDQHYFDRIDLILRDIETQKVEYVLDTKYKVPEKVANSDYHQIVAYANAVNCKNAILIYPQNLKVPRDTKIGDIRVRSLTFSLDSDLNQAGKTFLTSLLANTIL; translated from the coding sequence ATGAAACAGGAATTACCCGAACCCATCAGACTCACAGAATATCAAGTAGTAACATTTAAAAAACATGAAATTACTGAATCCGTCGGACAGAAAATACATCAGAATTACAGGAAGAAAATCAAGATAAAATTTCCCAACTTTACCACAGGAGATAAATGGCAATTAAAATCTAAAGGCATAGTTGGTCATATTCCAATCACTCCAGAATTTCACATTATTATCAAGCCAAAAGTCCCGATTGCCAACTTATTTGGAATGCTTGAATATGCCTATAAATTTAATATAAATTTTCAAAAAGAACTGATAAAGTGTGAATATTTAGAACAACTCTATGAACGATTAGCAAACATCCTTGCTGAGAAAATTATCGAACGCTGTTGCAAAGGATTATATCGCGATTATTTACCCAAAACCGAAAAACTGGGTTATATTCGCGGCCGCCTCGATATCCGCCAAGCTGTTCAAAAACCTTGGGAAGTTCAAATAAAATGTCACTATAACGAACAAACAAGCGATATCGAAGATAATCAAATTCTAGCTTGGACACTCTTTATTATTGGTCGTAGCGGTTTGTGTGGCGAATTAGTCTCCTCGAAGGTGCGAAAAGCATTTCACACACTCCAAGGAGTTGTTACCATAAAATCTTTTACTTCACAAGCTTGTATTGATAGAAATTATCACCGTTTAAATCAAGATTATCAACTTTTACACGCCTTATGTCGCTTCTTTCTGGAGAATACAGGCCCAAGTCACGAAAAAGGCGATCGCGAGATGGTTCCCTTTCTAATAAATATGGCTAATTTATATGAACAATTTGTTGCTGAATGGCTGAAAGCAAATACACCCAAAGACTTTTTCATCGAACAACAATACCGAGTTACCCATGACCAACATTATTTCGATCGGATTGACTTAATTTTACGCGATATTGAAACCCAAAAAGTCGAATACGTCCTCGATACTAAATACAAAGTTCCCGAAAAAGTAGCCAATAGTGACTATCATCAAATAGTCGCCTATGCAAATGCAGTAAACTGTAAAAATGCAATTCTGATCTACCCGCAAAATCTCAAAGTTCCAAGAGACACAAAAATTGGCGATATCCGAGTTCGTAGTCTAACTTTTTCCCTAGATAGCGACCTCAATCAAGCCGGAAAAACCTTCTTAACCTCTCTACTTGCAAACACCATTCTCTAA
- the ftnA gene encoding non-heme ferritin, whose protein sequence is MLPQVMIDRLNEQINLEMFSSHLYLQMSSWCAYKALDGCATFLSQHADEETMHMRRLISYLQETGALAIIGGMEAPPREFNSLQEMFEKIYSHEQYITGKINDLVHLANTEPDYPTLQFLQWYVAEQHQEEFLFKSILDKIKLIGTDGQGLFFIDREVAALAVTKGKEATSMSPASPNV, encoded by the coding sequence ATGTTGCCCCAAGTGATGATCGATCGGTTGAACGAACAAATCAACCTGGAAATGTTTTCCTCTCACCTTTATTTGCAAATGAGTTCTTGGTGCGCCTACAAAGCTTTAGATGGTTGTGCGACCTTTCTCAGTCAACACGCCGATGAAGAAACAATGCACATGCGACGTTTAATCAGTTACTTACAAGAAACTGGTGCATTAGCCATTATTGGTGGAATGGAAGCACCACCGAGAGAGTTTAACTCGTTGCAGGAAATGTTTGAAAAAATCTACAGCCATGAACAATACATTACTGGCAAAATCAACGATCTAGTTCATTTGGCAAATACAGAACCAGATTATCCTACCCTGCAATTTCTCCAATGGTACGTTGCAGAACAACACCAGGAGGAGTTCTTGTTTAAGAGCATTCTTGACAAGATCAAACTGATTGGTACAGACGGACAGGGGTTGTTTTTTATCGATCGCGAAGTTGCTGCACTAGCTGTCACCAAAGGCAAGGAAGCCACATCGATGTCTCCTGCCAGTCCGAATGTTTGA
- a CDS encoding FeoC-like transcriptional regulator — protein MILQQLQTYLRTHPQTSLEELARQFQTDADALREMLHVLIRKGRVRKLAGKQCGGCHSCAPESLELYEWVNSDSSTKHLTN, from the coding sequence ATGATTCTGCAACAACTACAAACCTACCTCCGTACTCATCCCCAAACGTCTCTAGAAGAACTTGCCCGTCAGTTTCAAACTGATGCAGATGCTCTGCGAGAAATGCTCCATGTGCTGATTCGCAAAGGGCGTGTGCGTAAACTGGCAGGCAAACAATGTGGCGGTTGCCATAGCTGTGCGCCGGAGAGTTTGGAACTGTATGAGTGGGTGAATTCTGACTCTAGCACGAAGCATCTAACTAACTAG
- the feoB gene encoding ferrous iron transport protein B, with translation MTRSTIGLVGNPNCGKTTLFNALTGANQRVGNWPGVTVERKEGSYRHRGKLIVVNDSITVVDLPGVYSLDAEDTATGLDELVARDYLLSGGADVFVNIVDASNLERNLYLTTQILEMGVPMLIALNMMDLAEKREIQIDADALSDRIGCPVVPICAHTGKHIPQLCDQIAHALSQVAIPRVYVAYPPVIEEALADLVPILQRGVRGWGLGAREEISASLSPVPTPHSPLSSARWFALNLLQYDDRHLPDLEQDTLRRIAEHRHRIHQTLGEDTDLLIADSRYTWIRQVLQGVTKRTNLVRQTLSDRIDRIALNRWLGIPIFLVVMYLMFLVAINLGGAFIDFFDIGVGTIFVGGTAHLLQQINAPGWLIGLLADGVGGGIQTTATFIPQIGFLFVFLAILEDSGYMARAAFVMDRLMRFVGLPGKSFVPMMVGFGCNIPGIMATRTLENRRDRLMTILMNPFMSCGARLPVYALFVAAFFPTNGQNIVFLLYILGILAAVFTGLVMKRTLFRGDAAPFVMELPPYHIPTIKGILIRAWERLKAFITKAGRMIVVMVLILGLINSVGMDGSFGKQDSQDSILSAFSRTITPIFTPMGIGKENWPATVGLMTGVFAKEVMVGTMDSIYTQLAEQASGASEEAEPFDFWGGIGEAFASVPKNLADLTNQVLDPIGLSILNDTGDRQAAAEAQEIHYTTFGQMATRFGSTTAAIAFLLFVLLYFPCVSATAAVYRETNLGWTTFVACWTTGLAYWVAVFYYQLMTFNQHPGSTIAWLIGLALAMVATLAGLKWFSDRRRLPPQSSSRSSVLANQ, from the coding sequence ATGACACGATCGACGATCGGATTGGTCGGCAATCCCAACTGTGGCAAAACCACACTATTTAATGCCTTAACCGGGGCCAATCAGCGGGTGGGTAACTGGCCCGGTGTAACAGTGGAACGCAAGGAAGGCAGCTATCGCCATCGGGGTAAGCTGATTGTCGTCAACGATTCCATTACCGTTGTCGATTTACCTGGTGTCTATTCCCTGGATGCAGAAGACACCGCTACTGGATTGGATGAATTAGTAGCGCGGGACTACCTGCTCTCTGGTGGTGCTGATGTATTTGTCAATATTGTGGATGCTTCTAACCTAGAGCGAAACCTCTATCTGACTACTCAGATTTTGGAAATGGGAGTACCCATGTTGATCGCTCTCAATATGATGGATCTAGCGGAAAAACGTGAGATCCAGATTGATGCGGATGCTCTGTCCGATCGCATCGGTTGTCCCGTTGTTCCGATCTGCGCCCACACGGGGAAACACATTCCTCAATTGTGCGATCAAATTGCCCATGCTCTCTCGCAGGTGGCTATCCCCCGTGTTTATGTTGCCTATCCCCCAGTGATTGAGGAGGCGCTGGCAGACTTAGTGCCAATACTGCAAAGAGGGGTTAGGGGCTGGGGGCTAGGGGCTAGGGAAGAAATTTCTGCTTCTCTTTCCCCAGTCCCCACTCCCCATTCCCCACTCTCTAGTGCCCGCTGGTTTGCCTTGAACCTGCTGCAATACGACGATCGCCATCTCCCGGATCTGGAACAGGATACACTCCGACGGATTGCCGAGCATCGTCACCGCATCCATCAAACTCTGGGAGAAGATACCGATCTATTGATCGCTGATAGTCGCTACACCTGGATTCGGCAAGTGCTTCAAGGTGTAACCAAACGGACTAATTTGGTGAGACAAACGCTCTCCGATCGCATCGATCGCATCGCACTCAACCGCTGGCTGGGGATTCCCATCTTCTTAGTGGTGATGTATCTGATGTTTCTTGTTGCCATCAACTTAGGTGGTGCGTTTATTGATTTCTTTGATATCGGTGTGGGTACCATTTTTGTCGGTGGCACCGCCCATCTGTTGCAGCAAATCAATGCCCCCGGCTGGTTAATTGGACTGCTGGCAGACGGCGTTGGCGGCGGGATTCAAACCACTGCTACCTTCATCCCGCAGATTGGATTTCTGTTTGTCTTTCTAGCGATCCTAGAGGATTCTGGTTACATGGCACGGGCAGCGTTCGTCATGGATCGACTGATGCGGTTTGTGGGACTTCCGGGTAAATCTTTTGTACCGATGATGGTGGGATTTGGTTGCAATATTCCTGGGATTATGGCAACTCGGACGCTGGAAAATCGGCGCGATCGCCTAATGACCATCCTGATGAACCCGTTTATGTCCTGCGGTGCCCGTCTGCCCGTCTACGCCCTATTTGTTGCGGCATTTTTCCCCACCAACGGTCAGAACATCGTTTTCCTGCTCTACATCCTGGGCATTCTGGCGGCCGTCTTTACCGGACTGGTGATGAAGCGAACCCTTTTCCGAGGCGATGCGGCTCCCTTTGTCATGGAATTGCCACCCTATCATATTCCGACGATTAAAGGCATCCTGATTCGTGCCTGGGAGCGGTTGAAGGCGTTTATTACCAAAGCCGGACGGATGATTGTGGTCATGGTGTTGATTCTAGGGTTGATCAACTCCGTTGGCATGGACGGTTCCTTTGGCAAACAGGATAGTCAGGACTCGATTCTGAGCGCCTTCAGCCGCACCATTACCCCCATCTTCACGCCAATGGGGATCGGCAAGGAAAATTGGCCCGCAACGGTGGGATTAATGACCGGAGTATTCGCCAAGGAAGTTATGGTGGGCACAATGGATTCCATCTATACCCAACTGGCAGAACAGGCATCGGGAGCCAGCGAGGAAGCAGAACCGTTTGATTTTTGGGGTGGCATTGGGGAAGCCTTCGCCAGCGTTCCCAAAAACCTGGCAGACCTGACTAATCAGGTACTTGACCCGATCGGACTCAGTATTCTGAACGATACGGGCGATCGACAAGCAGCAGCAGAAGCGCAGGAGATTCACTACACCACCTTTGGGCAAATGGCGACTCGATTTGGGAGTACGACTGCGGCGATCGCCTTCCTGCTTTTCGTGCTGCTCTACTTCCCCTGTGTCTCCGCCACCGCAGCAGTTTACCGGGAAACTAACCTGGGCTGGACAACATTTGTTGCCTGCTGGACGACGGGACTGGCTTACTGGGTGGCAGTGTTTTATTACCAATTAATGACTTTTAACCAGCATCCCGGCAGTACGATCGCCTGGTTGATTGGTCTAGCTCTGGCAATGGTCGCAACTCTGGCGGGATTAAAATGGTTCAGCGATCGCCGTCGCCTTCCGCCCCAGAGTTCAAGTCGTTCGAGTGTGCTGGCTAATCAATAA
- a CDS encoding FeoA family protein: MNSGDESVNHSIADLQPDRWQGFVYVSDANIKPSVQADLPLDAPENSLKVKVFPLSAMQVGDRVRIVSLNCGESNNRLMGMGLIPGAVLEVISSITTGSAIVSLQDQRLGLGAEMAQRIQVIDADQPIEIPQRMPKTTIETMQTTPDISSVKLRDAAIGSVLRVVGYEPMARDYKRKLLAMGLTPGTELRVTRHAPLGDPTEIEVRDFHLSLRKDEANALIVTSVSGEKS, from the coding sequence ATGAATAGTGGAGATGAATCAGTCAATCATTCGATAGCTGACCTGCAACCCGACCGTTGGCAGGGATTTGTGTATGTCAGCGATGCAAACATCAAGCCGTCTGTTCAAGCAGACCTGCCACTAGATGCGCCAGAGAATTCCCTCAAAGTCAAAGTTTTTCCACTGTCCGCGATGCAGGTGGGCGATCGCGTCCGTATCGTCTCTCTCAACTGTGGTGAATCCAATAACCGCCTGATGGGGATGGGATTGATTCCAGGTGCAGTGCTGGAAGTGATTAGCAGCATCACAACGGGTTCCGCGATCGTGTCCCTGCAAGATCAGCGCCTGGGATTAGGCGCAGAGATGGCACAACGGATTCAAGTCATTGATGCAGACCAACCCATAGAGATCCCTCAACGGATGCCGAAGACAACCATAGAAACCATGCAAACCACTCCCGATATTTCCTCTGTCAAACTGCGAGATGCCGCCATCGGCTCCGTGTTACGAGTCGTCGGCTACGAACCGATGGCGCGGGACTATAAGCGCAAGCTACTGGCAATGGGGTTAACGCCCGGTACCGAGTTGCGCGTCACCCGCCATGCGCCGCTAGGCGATCCGACTGAAATTGAAGTGCGCGACTTTCACCTGAGTCTGCGAAAAGATGAAGCCAACGCCCTGATTGTTACGTCCGTCTCAGGAGAAAAGTCATGA
- a CDS encoding ExbD/TolR family protein, with translation MKIHVDTPAEETRIELVPLIDVIFCILTFFLLAALQLTRQQAINVDLPKARTGQSQMRDMMIVSIDDFGQTYIDQIPMNENQLDRVLQDYRKQNPNGLMVLYAPKDAKYARVVEVLDRLREVGGDRVALATLPSSSSSPSPSPSFPFNPGNIPPASNNGTPLPSPLQPGTSFNPNQQYQLPPSSPGQQPLQNQFQSFPVTPSQQPSGLNINPSAPAGSPAPTVPTPGTTVPQQSPQSNSQ, from the coding sequence ATGAAGATTCATGTGGATACTCCTGCGGAAGAGACTCGAATTGAACTCGTTCCTTTAATTGATGTCATTTTTTGCATTCTGACATTTTTTTTGCTGGCGGCTTTACAACTAACTCGTCAGCAGGCGATTAATGTGGATTTACCCAAGGCTCGTACAGGACAGTCGCAGATGCGAGACATGATGATTGTCAGCATTGATGATTTTGGTCAAACTTATATCGATCAAATACCAATGAATGAGAATCAACTCGATCGCGTTTTACAAGATTACCGTAAACAAAATCCTAACGGGTTGATGGTTTTGTACGCTCCGAAGGATGCGAAGTATGCTCGTGTGGTGGAAGTGTTAGATCGTCTGCGAGAGGTAGGAGGCGATCGCGTAGCCTTAGCTACTCTACCCAGTTCGTCATCTTCCCCTTCCCCCAGCCCCTCCTTTCCCTTCAATCCTGGGAATATACCCCCTGCTTCTAATAACGGTACTCCTCTCCCCAGTCCGCTTCAGCCAGGAACGAGCTTCAATCCTAACCAACAGTATCAGTTACCTCCCAGCAGTCCGGGACAGCAACCGCTTCAAAATCAGTTTCAATCTTTCCCAGTTACGCCAAGCCAGCAGCCAAGTGGTCTGAACATCAATCCGAGTGCTCCTGCGGGTAGTCCTGCACCGACTGTCCCTACTCCGGGAACTACAGTTCCACAGCAGTCTCCGCAATCCAACAGTCAATAA
- a CDS encoding MotA/TolQ/ExbB proton channel family protein gives MNIQEIIAKGGPAMYPLLVLSVLSVSTIIERLWFWANLISKEKQIVNRVLEAARRDWAAANEIAKQAHQQPIGRFLYAPLRLYNPEPEVFRLGLEAAADEELASMRRGDKILEAVIALAPLLGLLGTVLGLINSLSTIRLGDIGTSATAGVTLGISEALISTATGMVVAIISLTFYRIFQAFLFNQVKVFRKAGNELELLYRQYWSQASSNRYPGSENSNSSFAKEGYARHSLNAQESIEHPKEPKPTSGSDSVEDSNFNN, from the coding sequence GTGAATATTCAAGAAATCATTGCCAAGGGCGGCCCCGCCATGTACCCTCTGCTGGTTTTATCCGTCCTCTCTGTCAGTACAATTATCGAGCGTCTATGGTTCTGGGCAAACCTGATCAGCAAGGAAAAACAGATAGTCAACCGAGTCCTCGAAGCTGCACGTCGCGATTGGGCTGCGGCTAATGAGATTGCTAAACAAGCACACCAGCAACCTATTGGGAGATTTCTCTATGCCCCTCTGCGACTCTACAATCCAGAACCAGAAGTCTTTCGACTGGGACTAGAAGCCGCCGCCGATGAAGAATTAGCTTCTATGCGGCGCGGTGACAAAATATTAGAAGCTGTGATTGCTCTAGCACCTTTGTTAGGACTATTGGGAACAGTTTTAGGCTTGATTAACTCCCTGAGTACAATTCGCCTTGGTGATATTGGTACTTCTGCGACCGCTGGAGTTACCCTGGGGATTAGCGAAGCCCTAATCTCTACCGCTACGGGAATGGTTGTGGCAATTATCAGCTTGACTTTCTACCGCATTTTTCAAGCTTTTTTGTTCAATCAGGTAAAAGTATTTCGCAAGGCTGGGAATGAATTGGAGTTGTTATATCGCCAATACTGGTCTCAAGCTAGCAGTAATCGTTATCCAGGCTCAGAAAATAGCAATTCTTCTTTTGCTAAGGAAGGTTATGCTAGGCATTCACTTAATGCTCAAGAAAGTATAGAGCATCCGAAAGAACCAAAACCTACCAGTGGTTCTGACTCCGTTGAAGATTCAAATTTTAACAACTAA